In Pristiophorus japonicus isolate sPriJap1 chromosome 2, sPriJap1.hap1, whole genome shotgun sequence, one genomic interval encodes:
- the ucp1 gene encoding mitochondrial brown fat uncoupling protein 1 — MVGLKPSNIPPTPGVQFLSAGTAACIADLITFPLDTAKVRLQIQGEATGCQGAKSIKYRGVLGTVATMIRTEGARSLYSGLVAGLQRQMSFASIRIGLYDSVKQFYTRGKDHASIGTRILAGCTTGGLAVALAQPTDVVKVRFQAQRNLRGVQKRYNGTLQAYKSIAKEEGVRGLWKGTFPNITRNAIVNCSELVTYDIIKETILRNKLLTDNFPCHFVSAFGAGFCTTVAASPVDVVKTRYMNSAPGQYKSALSCAWTMLVKEGPTAFYKGFVPSYLRLGSWNVVMFVSYEQLKRAMMMARQSQDCAI, encoded by the exons ATGGTGGGGCTGAAACCGTCGAACATTCCTCCAACTCCCGGTGTGCAGTTCCTGAGTGCTGGCACAGCCGCCTGCATCGCTGATCTCATCACATTCCCCCTGGACACGGCCAAAGTCAGATTACAG ATTCAAGGAGAAGCTACAGGCTGCCAAGGTGCCAAAAGTATCAAATATCGCGGGGTTTTGGGGACAGTCGCCACAATGATCAGAACAGAAGGAGCGAGGAGTTTGTACAGTGGACTAGTGGCCGGGCTGCAGAGACAGATGAGCTTTGCTTCAATACGAATTGGACTCTATGACTCTGTGAAACAGTTTTACACCAGAGGGAAGGACC ATGCCAGTATAGGTACCCGCATCCTAGCAGGGTGTACCACAGGAGGACTCGCAGTGGCACTGGCTCAACCGACGGATGTGGTTAAAGTTCGTTTCCAGGCACAAAGAAACCTCCGGGGTGTTCAGAAACGATACAATGGTACCCTTCAGGCCTATAAATCAATAGCCAAAGAGGAGGGAGTTCGGGGACTTTGGAAAG GAACTTTCCCCAACATCACTCGGAATGCCATTGTCAACTGTTCAGAGCTTGTAACCTACGACATCATTAAAGAGACCATTCTGAGGAACAAACTGTTGACTG ATAACTTTCCGTGTCACTTCGTCTCGGCCTTTGGTGCAGGATTTTGTACGACAGTAGCAGCTTCTCCTGTTGATGTAGTAAAGACAAGATACATGAACTCTGCTCCTGGGCAATACAAGAGTGCACTAAGCTGTGCCTGGACCATGCTGGTTAAAGAAGGACCAACAGCCTTTTACAAAGG GTTTGTTCCCTCTTATCTGCGCCTTGGTTCTTGGAACGTGGTAATGTTTGTATCTTATGAGCAGCTGAAAAGGGCAATGATGATGGCCAGACAAAGCCAGGATTGTGCCATATGA